In a genomic window of Pirellulales bacterium:
- a CDS encoding TIM barrel protein has protein sequence MPAFDRRSFLGSSLAATALLGAGGAARAHAEDEDTRNLGRTPHSKFAVNVEMWWSKLPFLERLKMAAAYGFPAVEFWPWEKKDLAAIARLSRDLGIAIAQFTAWGFSPGLNDPRNHDAFIKAIHDGCRVAKQLDCKKMCVVGGDDQPGMTQEQMHENIIAGLKRAAPIAEEQQVMLILEPMNIRVDHKGHCLYGSPAAVRICREVNSPMVKINWDLYHMHISEGDLCGRLKEGFDQVGYLQLADHPGRNEPGTGEIHYNRVLKEAYSLGYRDFVGLECRPKTTELAAAQGVAAADIW, from the coding sequence ATGCCCGCTTTCGACCGTCGTTCTTTTCTTGGTTCGTCATTGGCCGCCACGGCGTTGCTGGGTGCGGGGGGAGCAGCGCGGGCCCACGCCGAGGATGAAGACACACGCAACCTCGGCCGTACGCCGCACTCCAAGTTCGCGGTCAACGTCGAAATGTGGTGGAGCAAACTTCCCTTTCTCGAACGTCTGAAGATGGCGGCTGCTTACGGATTTCCAGCCGTCGAATTCTGGCCGTGGGAGAAAAAGGATCTGGCTGCCATTGCCCGCTTGAGCAGGGACCTGGGCATCGCGATTGCGCAGTTCACGGCTTGGGGCTTCAGTCCCGGTCTGAATGATCCACGAAATCATGATGCGTTCATCAAAGCGATTCACGACGGTTGCCGCGTGGCCAAGCAACTCGACTGCAAGAAAATGTGCGTGGTCGGCGGCGACGATCAGCCGGGCATGACGCAAGAACAGATGCACGAGAACATCATCGCGGGGCTCAAACGCGCTGCACCTATCGCGGAAGAGCAGCAGGTGATGCTGATCCTCGAGCCAATGAACATTCGGGTGGATCACAAGGGACATTGCCTGTACGGCAGTCCGGCCGCGGTGCGTATTTGCCGCGAAGTAAACTCGCCGATGGTGAAGATCAACTGGGACCTCTACCACATGCACATCTCGGAAGGAGATTTGTGCGGTCGGCTCAAAGAAGGTTTCGACCAGGTCGGCTATTTGCAACTTGCAGATCACCCGGGCCGCAACGAACCCGGAACGGGCGAGATCCACTACAATCGCGTTTTGAAGGAGGCGTATAGCCTGGGGTATCGCGATTTCGTGGGCTTGGAATGCCGGCCCAAGACGACCGAACTAGCCGCAGCTCAGGGCGTGGCTGCGGCCGACATATGGTAA
- a CDS encoding TolC family protein has product MARRPKWRSVLCGCAVVLWAGCAAPLAPRSLTETRQAPPVIPDEKVNRLPPVERPYMDPQVQPAGLVVPSGPAASGPGGGGETSRSTAVINAVSTSSAPPVGRAPVQEEVPRPRYSVTQSDPPTLPDRLKMPPGLPGVNVPPLWIPADPQQKMQAIETLFPDLPPMPKLIQPVRGDQIYTLADLEQMAVNSSPIIAQAQANITVAMGQAIQAGVYPNPVLGYEADTVGSAGTRNYQGVFGTQVVKTAGKLGLARSVANVNVMNAQLSMRRARIDLMAQVKANYFAILVAQQSVSINEALVQLTNEAYRIQDDKLKGGMATPYEPAQLRSLAVVARTALAQAQMNYISTWKQLGVTLGMPGLPMARLQGSAEMPVPRLTYEAALVRLLNVHPDVQAARNSQGQARLQQRLELVTPVPDVNVYGTFQRDFTTPNVPRTTYNIQFGLPVPLFDRNRGNIMSAQGNIVRTAEDVRRVEYMLTQQLVDAFNRFETSRILLQYNREQILPDLARSYRGVYERYQQEGEGRRGQPAGVGFSDIVFAQQNLTLQFGAYIGLLGTQWAAVADLARLLQVENLSELNLGPGDVPVAPQPGEAAPR; this is encoded by the coding sequence ATGGCGCGGCGCCCGAAATGGCGTTCGGTCCTGTGTGGCTGCGCAGTCGTGCTGTGGGCCGGCTGTGCGGCGCCACTAGCGCCCCGCTCGTTGACCGAGACGAGGCAAGCGCCCCCGGTCATTCCCGACGAAAAAGTAAATCGTCTGCCGCCGGTCGAACGGCCCTACATGGACCCGCAGGTACAGCCAGCGGGTTTGGTTGTGCCGAGTGGGCCTGCGGCCTCGGGCCCTGGTGGTGGCGGCGAGACGTCTCGTTCGACAGCCGTAATCAACGCCGTCTCGACAAGCTCGGCGCCACCTGTCGGACGCGCGCCCGTGCAGGAGGAGGTGCCAAGGCCGCGGTACAGCGTCACGCAATCCGATCCGCCGACACTCCCCGATCGCTTGAAAATGCCGCCCGGTCTGCCGGGGGTTAATGTGCCGCCATTGTGGATCCCGGCCGATCCCCAGCAGAAGATGCAAGCCATTGAAACATTATTCCCCGACTTGCCGCCCATGCCCAAGTTGATCCAACCGGTGCGCGGGGATCAGATTTATACGCTCGCAGATCTGGAGCAGATGGCGGTCAATAGCAGCCCCATCATCGCGCAAGCACAGGCCAACATCACGGTGGCGATGGGGCAAGCAATCCAGGCCGGTGTCTATCCCAACCCTGTGTTGGGTTACGAGGCCGATACGGTCGGATCGGCCGGAACCAGGAACTACCAGGGCGTGTTCGGCACGCAAGTCGTCAAGACGGCTGGCAAGCTGGGCCTGGCACGTTCGGTGGCCAACGTGAACGTGATGAACGCTCAGTTGTCGATGCGTCGGGCGCGCATCGACTTAATGGCGCAGGTGAAGGCCAATTATTTCGCAATCCTCGTCGCGCAACAGAGCGTTTCTATCAACGAGGCTCTCGTGCAATTGACGAACGAGGCCTATCGCATTCAGGACGACAAGCTCAAGGGAGGCATGGCCACGCCCTACGAGCCGGCGCAGTTGCGCAGCCTGGCCGTAGTAGCGCGCACGGCCCTGGCCCAAGCGCAGATGAACTACATCTCGACCTGGAAGCAGCTAGGAGTGACCCTCGGCATGCCAGGACTGCCCATGGCCAGGCTGCAGGGAAGCGCCGAGATGCCGGTTCCGCGCCTCACGTACGAGGCGGCGCTCGTACGTTTGCTGAACGTGCATCCGGATGTGCAAGCCGCGCGAAACTCGCAGGGTCAGGCCCGCTTGCAGCAGCGTCTAGAGTTGGTAACTCCCGTTCCCGATGTGAACGTGTACGGCACGTTCCAGCGCGACTTTACCACGCCTAACGTGCCGCGCACTACCTACAACATTCAGTTCGGATTGCCGGTGCCGCTGTTCGATCGTAACCGCGGCAATATCATGTCGGCACAAGGTAACATCGTCCGCACCGCCGAAGACGTCCGCCGCGTCGAATACATGCTGACGCAACAACTCGTCGATGCCTTCAACCGTTTCGAGACCAGCCGCATTCTGCTGCAATACAACCGCGAGCAGATTCTGCCCGACCTGGCTCGCTCTTACCGCGGAGTCTACGAGCGCTACCAGCAAGAAGGAGAAGGACGCCGTGGCCAGCCGGCGGGCGTTGGATTCAGCGACATCGTCTTCGCGCAACAGAACCTGACGTTGCAGTTTGGCGCATATATTGGGTTGCTCGGGACGCAATGGGCCGCGGTGGCGGATCTGGCGCGATTATTGCAAGTCGAAAACCTGAGCGAATTAAATCTCGGACCGGGCGACGTGCCGGTGGCACCACAACCAGGGGAGGCCGCACCGAGGTAA